From the genome of Asterias amurensis chromosome 17, ASM3211899v1, one region includes:
- the LOC139949917 gene encoding small ribosomal subunit protein eS8-like — MGISRDRWHKRRKTGGRRAPLRKKRKFELGRPAAMTKIGAKRVHLVRCMGGNIKFRALRLEQGNFAWGSENTARKSRILDVVYNASNNELVRTKTLVKNCIVQIDSTPFRQWYEAHYALPLARKKGAKLTEAEEEVLNRKRSKKAAKKYEERKKTAKISSLLEDQFGTGRLLACISSRPGQCGRADGYILEGKELEFYLRKIRSKKGK; from the exons ATGG GTATCTCCAGGGACAGGTGGCACAAAAGACGAAAGACTGGTGGCCGTCGGGCCCCTCTTCGTAAGAAGAGAAAGTTCGAGTTGGGTCGCCCGGCTGCTATGACCAAG ATTGGTGCCAAGCGTGTCCATCTTGTTCGATGCATGGGAGGCAACATTAAGTTCAGAGCTCTCCGTCTTGAGCAGGGAAACTTCGCCTGGGGCTCAGAGA ACACTGCCCGCAAAAGCCGTATCCTGGACGTAGTCTACAATGCCAGCAACAACGAGCTCGTCCGTACCAAGACATTGGTGAAGAACTGCATCGTTCAAATCGACTCCACACCCTTCAGACAGTGGTACGAGGCCCACTACGCCCTCCCCCTCGCCCGCAAAAAGGGTGCTAAGCTG ACCGAAGCAGAGGAAGAAGTCCTCAACAGGAAGCGCTCAAAGAAGGCAGCCAAGAAATACGAGGAGCGTAAGAAGACAGCCAAGATCAGCAGTCTCCTTGAGGATCAGTTCGGCACCGGTAGACTGCTAG ctTGCATTTCATCCAGACCAGGACAATGTGGCCGTGCTGACGGATACATCCTGGAAGGCAAGGAGCTTGAGTTCTACCTCCGAAAGATCAGATCCAAGAAGGGAAAGTAA
- the LOC139950149 gene encoding uncharacterized protein, translating to MVKLISVKLFGVFMVQVLAVTSQSGSNVSSLRLAGGYYPWEGRVEVYHDGEWGTVCDDLWGWLNSNVVCHYLGYHNATYSTTWFGAGSGDIFLDDVVCIGNESSLADCSHIGWGNNNCEHYEDIGVVCSSACLDPEEAAFQDVSVRLVGGNFPSEGRVEVYQHHRWGKVCDDLWDMNDATVVCRHLGYSSVVSQDTRFGSGYLEFILDDVDCYGNESSLADCPHAGWWNNNCYGKEAIGVVCLDEHLADSMSKIFPSDFNLRLVGGNSTSEGRVELLYDDEWGTICDDGWDQRHSTVVCRFLGYRGAEFTRVQFGPGSGSIYLDDVDCTGGESNLAQCSHNGLKVTDCTHEEDVGVVCSTALRNLEEEALAPAYGSLRLVDGDSAMEGRVEIYMFYEWGTICDDNWDLRDATVVCRQLGYSSVASEHTKFGAGSANILMDGVRCNGSEAQLADCHSDGRFGSHDCSHSEDVGVVCSNHSMKPMNNESLTVVDDQLSDGDYITYRLFGGISPTEGVLQYRSSANETWNTVCTSWPFHDYATASIFCSKVGFPFACGYDTVGNVRNSSVIAGLLRDFPSKESSIFCTVTYNGEHDCLPVSTGLSSRPCALLNTTTWLVCSSEFEYTLKYGHDNNEGLILTRCDSSQEWQGFCGNDWLDSAYAHTVASRHFGLNETARGFVLPLSILRSPLSIIGGLMCYGDEKDLSQCTITPSGYCSGYAALKGVSSSSIQLRLIDSKYEGSGFVQGRHGPNDEWGALCDEFWDNRDTQVVCRHLGYLTSLFVDRGYEGPVDLVTDSAFVSAVGCVGDETSLSQCELVFEDDILCDKSYAYLECMAETERFDIPGYLCGEIHYCGYDCNQGPHDTLRPIKGMQYCKCDDSCGYFNDCCYDYHSNCNPAPEVQEIEINGIGIHHYSCVWTPGKGAQQGYEYFGFALVSICPDSWTNSFVAESCQNEADDGDVIGSLPVYVDNGAVYKNVFCAICHGVQPASLKKWSANLEYDFSGEPTGRYVFEPSNDTLGVARTCPVKTVNSCLEEYSGTSLERACNDYFAPLVMNKTNYRNPHCVMCNGFDDIGPDETCGMLCTPLCPSDSWGYCAVICGVTPDPFNIETLFDFGWGGDDGSACQPGELYDPFLERCRAVFCSSGQIDEEGGCGGNPGLLEVKDHSDAGVPAGVSDNCSIFLNTSLGRDVAVWQFNPSNETNPPFGEFTLSIITDLTEKADDALFGSLYSLCNVSTVLVYVSFGARLLSKIDTCKNDTLLAGGAFEPTQLDTSDIFKASIWARENSSFTQTLLVPPECLDILMISCSEFTILNPEEYVSENQAATMEVLATGQVLRNEKFVLMKDGTAAVCGPIGSTDMNAFVMNIIAEVCNCLSIVALVATFATYCLFPSLRSLAGLYTMNLVVALFTANCLLFSASNAAIFGYNCLVTAPLLHFSWLAAFFWMTALSYNAAKTFSGKHMRARGGSDCRKYRQLAMSMAVVWGFPLLIVCTCLFLTLCECTDLPAIYKDSPPCWIGGFTTLMVVFGIPVALSLLLSTGFFVSILVAVRKTKTESKMVQTKGKMTDILEEVKIYVKLILLFGVTWIFAFVSEAVNHVVFSYINVIINTLQGVFIFIAFCLNQRVRALWRKQPLLSASRSSGRTSASVTASRSAAGAKSTLKTDVKASNSYVNPNLRDERNVDTNQKDTRI from the exons CGATTGGCAGGCGGTTATTACCCCTGGGAAGGACGAGTGGAGGTGTATCACGATGGAGAATGGGGTACCGTCTGTGACGATCTATGGGGATGGTTGAACTCTAACGTGGTTTGCCACTACCTTGGATACCATAACGCTACATACAGTACCACTTGGTTTGGTGCTGGATCTGGGGACATTTTCTTGGATGATGTGGTCTGCATTGGGAACGAGTCTAGCTTAGCTGATTGTTCGCACATTGGATGGGGGAATAATAACTGTGAACATTATGAGGATATAGGGGTTGTCTGCTCATCGGCTTGTCTCGATCCAGAGGAAGCAGCTTTCCAAG ATGTCAGTGTGCGTCTAGTAGGCGGTAATTTCCCCTCCGAGGGACGTGTGGAAGTGTACCAGCACCACCGATGGGGCAAAGTCTGTGATGACCTCTGGGACATGAATGATGCAACAGTCGTCTGTCGACATCTTGGCTACAGCTCCGTTGTGTCCCAGGACACCAGGTTTGGCTCGGGATATCTAGAATTCATCTTAGACGACGTGGATTGTTACGGAAACGAGTCTTCTCTTGCAGATTGCCCTCATGCGGGATGGTGGAACAACAACTGCTATGGAAAAGAAGCTATTGGGGTGGTTTGTCTAGATGAACATTTGGCTGACTCCATGAGTAAAATATTTCCAA GTGACTTCAATCTGCGTCTTGTTGGTGGAAATTCAACATCCGAGGGACGTGTGGAGTTGTTATACGACGATGAATGGGGAACCATTTGTGATGACGGATGGGACCAGCGACATTCAACCGTTGTGTGCCGCTTCCTTGGGTACAGGGGAGCAGAGTTTACACGTGTTCAGTTCGGCCCTGGATCAGGGAGCATCTATCTGGACGACGTGGACTGCACTGGGGGCGAGTCTAATTTAGCCCAGTGTTCTCACAATGGGCTGAAAGTGACTGACTGCACCCATGAAGAAGATGTTGGTGTGGTTTGCTCAACGGCCCTTCGAAATCTGGAGGAAGAAGCCCTCGCTCCAG CGTACGGCTCTTTGCGTCTTGTGGATGGAGACTCTGCTATGGAGGGCCGCGTTGAAATATACATGTTTTACGAATGGGGCACAATATGTGATGACAACTGGGACCTAAGGGATGCAACAGTCGTCTGTCGCCAACTTGGCTACAGCTCGGTTGCATCAGAGCACACCAAATTCGGCGCTGGTTCTGCAAACATTTTGATGGATGGAGTTAGATGTAACGGCAGTGAGGCGCAACTGGCAGATTGCCATAGTGATGGCAGATTTGGATCCCACGATTGCAGTCATAGTGAAGATGTTGGTGTTGTATGTTCAAATCACTCGATGAAACCCATGAATAATGAGTCACTCA CTGTTGTTGATGACCAAC TTTCAGATGGCGATTACATTACATATCGACTCTTTGGTGGCATATCCCCGACTGAGGGCGTCCTACAATATCGGAGTTCAGCAAACGAAACTTGGAACACTGTTTGTACCTCATGGCCTTTTCACGACTATGCGACAGCCAGCATTTTCTGCAGTAAGGTTGGGTTTCCATTCGCCTGTGGCTACGACACAGTTGGGAACGTACGAAATAGCAGCGTCATTGCTGGTCTGTTGAGAGATTTTCCGTCAAAAGAAAGCTCAATATTTTGCACGGTGACTTACAATGGAGAGCACGATTGCTTGCCGGTGTCGACGGGGCTAAGCAGCCGACCATGTGCGCTGCTGAATACAACCACATGGCTTGTCTGTAGTTCAG AGTTTGAGTACACTCTCAAGTATGGACATGATAACAACGAGGGACTCATTTTGACGCGTTGTGACAGCTCTCAGGAGTGGCAGGGCTTCTGCGGAAATGATTGGTTGGATTCTGCGTATGCTCACACTGTTGCTTCCCGCCATTTTGGGCTGAATGAAACTGCACGCGGCTTCGTCTTGCCTTTATCCATCTTACGTTCCCCACTGAGTATCATCGGTGGCCTCATGTGCTACGGTGATGAGAAAGATTTGTCGCAGTGCACCATCACTCCCTCCGGTTACTGCTCTGGATATGCAGCTCTAAAGGGCGTCTCAA GTTCTTCGATACAGCTCAGGTTGATTGACTCTAAATATGAAGGGTCTGGTTTCGTACAGGGCCGTCACGGACCGAACGACGAGTGGGGCGCCCTGTGTGACGAATTTTGGGACAATCGAGACACACAGGTCGtttgccgccatcttggatatCTGACCAGCCTTTTTGTGGACCGtgggtatgagggacctgtcgATCTGGTTACCGATTCGGCTTTCGTGTCAGCAGTTGGTTGTGTTGGCGACGAGACATCACTTTCCCAGTGTGAACTTGTGTTCGAAGATGACATTTTATGCGATAAATCGTATGCGTATCTCGAGTGCATGGCAG AAACGGAGCGATTTGATATACCCGGGTATCTGTGCGGTGAAATTCACTACTGTGGTTATGACTGCAATCAGGGTCCACATGATACACTTCGACCAATCAAAGGCATGCAATACTGCAAATGTGATGATTCCTGTGGTTATTTCAACGACTGCTGCTACGATTACCATTCAAATTGTAACCCCGCTCCCGAAGTACAAGAGATAGAAATAAATGGTATTGGAATCCACCATTACTCTTGTGTGTGGACACCAGGGAAAGGTGCACAACAAGGCTACGAATATTTCGGGTTTGCCTTGGTGAGCATCTGTCCGGACTCCTGGACGAACTCCTTCGTCGCAGAAAGTTGTCAAAACGAAGCAGACGATGGTGACGTCATAGGATCCCTACCAGTCTACGTCGACAACGGAGCCGTTTACAAGAACGTCTTCTGCGCTATTTGCCACGGGGTCCAACCAGCGAGTTTGAAGAAGTGGAGCGCAAATTTAGAATATGACTTCTCCGGAGAACCAACCGGTAGATACGTTTTTGAACCTTCGAACGATACCCTTGGAGTCGCCCGCACATGCCCTGTTAAAACTGTCAACTCGTGTCTTGAGGAATATTCGGGTACCTCACTGGAACGAGCCTGCAATGACTACTTTGCACCGCTAGTCATGAATAAAACTAATTACCGCAACCCTCACTGTGTAATGTGTAATGGGTTTGATGATATTGGGCCAGATGAAACGTGTGGGATGCTCTGCACTCCACTATGTCCCTCGGACAGTTGGGGCTATTGCGCCGTTATATGTGGTGTCACGCCAGATCCATTTAACATAGAAACTCTGTTTGATTTTGGCTGGGGTGGCGATGACGGTTCGGCGTGTCAGCCAGGGGAGCTTTACGATCCGTTCTTGGAGAGATGTCGTGCTGTGTTCTGTTCCTCCGGTCAGATAGACGAGGAAGGGGGCTGCGGGGGAAATCCAGGCCTGCTGGAAGTCAAAGACCACTCGGATGCTGGGGTTCCGGCAGGAGTGTCTGACAACTGCAGTATTTTCCTGAACACTTCTCTCGGTAGAGATGTAGCAGTCTGGCAGTTCAACCCTAGCAATGAAACCAATCCACCTTTCGGTGAATTTACTCTATCTATAATTACCGACCTGACCGAAAAGGCTGACGATGCATTATTCGGGTCTCTATACTCACTGTGTAATGTCTCGACTGTCTTGGTGTATGTTTCATTTGGAGCAAGGCTGTTGTCGAAGATTGATACTTGTAAAAACGATACCCTTCTAGCTGGTGGTGCGTTTGAACCAACTCAACTTGACACCTCAGATATTTTCAAGGCGTCTATCTGGGCAAGAGAAAACTCAAGCTTCACACAAACTCTATTAGTTCCACCGGAATGCCTTGATATTCTGATGATAAGCTGTTCAGAGTTTACCATTCTGAATCCGGAGGAGTATGTTTCGGAAAACCAGGCGGCAACCATGGAGGTTTTGGCTACGGGTCAGGTATTGAGAAACGAGAAGTTTGTCTTAATGAAGGACGGCACGGCTGCAGTTTGTGGACCAATCGGTTCTACAGATATGAATGCATTTGTGATGAATATAATCGCCGAAGTCTGCAATTGCCTGTCCATTGTCGCACTTGTTGCCACTTTTGCAACATACTGCCTATTCCCGTCTTTGAGAAGCCTGGCTGGCCTGTACACGATGAACCTTGTGGTGGCGCTGTTTACGGCAAACTGTCTACTGTTTTCTGCATCAAATGCAGCAATCTTTGGCTACAACTGTCTGGTTACCGCCCCTTTGTTACACTTCTCATGGCTAGCTGCATTCTTCTGGATGACGGCGTTGTCCTACAATGCTGCCAAAACCTTTAGCGGAAAGCACATGCGAGCTCGGGGTGGGTCAGACTGTCGAAAATACCGACAACTAGCAATGTCCATGGCAGTCGTTTGGGGTTTCCCGTTACTGATAGTTTGCACATGCCTGTTTCTTACACTTTGCGAGTGCACAGACCTACCCGCTATATATAAAGACTCGCCGCCATGTTGGATTGGAGGTTTCACTACTCTGATGGTTGTCTTCGGTATTCCTGTGGCATTGTCTTTGCTCCTTAGTACAGGTTTCTTCGTGTCTATTTTGGTTGCTGTGAGAAAAACCAAAACGGAAAGCAAAATGGTACAAACCAAAGGAAAGATGACTGATATCTTGGAGGAAGTGAAGATTTACGTAAAG CTCATTCTGTTGTTCGGGGTCACGTGGATTTTCGCATTCGTTTCCGAAGCTGTTAACCACGTGGTTTTCTCTTACATCAACGTCATCATCAATACGCTGCAGGGGGTCTTTATCTTCATCGCATTTTGCTTGAACCAACGCGTGAGGGCGCTGTGGCGAAAGCAACCGCTGCTGTCGGCATCGAGGTCGAGTGGCAGAACCTCCGCATCAGTTACAGCCTCGAGATCTGCTGCTGGTGCCAAGTCGACCCTTAAAACTGACGTAAAAGCCAGTAATAGTTATGTCAACCCCAACTTACGGGATGAGAGAAATGTGGATACGAATCAAAAAGATACCCGCATTTAA